A region of Myxococcus stipitatus DSM 14675 DNA encodes the following proteins:
- a CDS encoding VTC domain-containing protein has product MLSFSEGEVTRLRREFKLVLEEQAALVLCQRLSEDLGGLVPEPTRIASVYFDRPGCPLAERALRSPEDCLKVRTKEYAPDIGADGVERVVLEVKRERHGLTQKRRVWVPRSELGRVLGGGTRLLPLITGGSLSPVLAVTYQRHVYPSSSGWRVTVDRDIGYHQIAPDVAMSRFALSSERLGPPLSREGRVVVEVKHLGQELPDWLASLNPGGMPTYSKFAEGMARVHAFAADGVARG; this is encoded by the coding sequence ATGCTCTCGTTCTCCGAGGGGGAAGTGACCAGGCTCCGGCGTGAGTTCAAGCTGGTGCTGGAGGAGCAAGCGGCGCTGGTGTTGTGCCAGCGCTTGTCGGAGGACCTGGGCGGGCTGGTGCCGGAGCCCACCCGCATCGCCTCCGTGTACTTCGACCGTCCGGGCTGTCCGCTGGCGGAGCGCGCGCTGCGCTCGCCCGAGGACTGCCTCAAGGTGCGCACGAAGGAGTACGCACCGGACATCGGCGCCGACGGCGTGGAGCGCGTGGTGCTCGAGGTGAAGCGCGAGCGCCATGGCCTCACGCAGAAGCGGCGCGTCTGGGTGCCGCGCTCGGAGCTGGGGCGCGTGCTGGGGGGAGGCACCCGGCTGCTGCCGCTCATCACCGGGGGAAGCCTGTCGCCGGTGCTGGCGGTGACGTACCAGCGCCACGTGTATCCCTCATCGAGTGGCTGGCGGGTGACCGTGGATCGGGACATCGGCTACCACCAGATTGCCCCCGACGTGGCGATGTCACGGTTCGCCTTGTCGAGCGAGCGGCTGGGACCGCCGCTGTCGCGGGAAGGGCGCGTGGTGGTGGAAGTGAAGCACTTGGGTCAGGAGCTGCCGGACTGGCTGGCGTCGCTCAATCCTGGAGGGATGCCGACGTACAGCAAGTTCGCGGAGGGGATGGCGAGGGTGCATGCCTTCGCCGCGGATGGGGTCGCGAGGGGATAG
- a CDS encoding rhodanese-like domain-containing protein yields the protein MPVPEITPARLAELLSGPAESRPALLDVRFPNEHAYVALPDSVLIPLPELDERAEELEPLRGRPVVVYCHHGVRSLSGAAYLMSLGMEAVSLRGGIDLYSLQVDPSLPRY from the coding sequence ATGCCCGTCCCTGAAATCACCCCCGCCCGCCTCGCCGAGCTCCTCTCGGGCCCGGCCGAGTCCCGCCCCGCCCTGCTCGACGTGCGCTTTCCCAACGAGCACGCCTACGTGGCGCTGCCGGACTCGGTCCTCATCCCCCTGCCGGAGCTGGACGAGCGCGCCGAGGAGCTGGAGCCCCTGCGAGGCCGCCCCGTCGTCGTCTACTGCCACCACGGCGTGCGCAGCCTGAGCGGCGCCGCGTACCTGATGTCCCTGGGAATGGAGGCCGTGTCGCTGCGAGGGGGAATCGACCTGTACTCACTCCAGGTCGACCCGTCCCTGCCTCGCTACTGA
- a CDS encoding glycerophosphodiester phosphodiesterase, translated as MSIQPAFLQGLRPTLHISHRGGAALAPENTLEAFRRAVEVFQTDMLELDVHVTQDGEVVVAHDDTLERCTDGTGALARYTLAEIQKLDAGYGFTPDEGRTFPFRGQGIRIPTLREVLRAFPSLRLNVELKPDVPGHEDLFARLLEAEGAVERVCIGSELDAVGERLVARLPRACHFYPRDALASFVITLRNGESPPEDPRFTVLDMPLYFGELRLVDAPFLRECAARGKWVNVWTVDDPGEMRQLLEEGVGGIMTDRPDLLRQRMDATTKPG; from the coding sequence ATGAGTATCCAGCCGGCGTTTCTACAGGGTCTGCGCCCCACGCTGCATATCTCGCATCGTGGCGGGGCGGCGCTGGCGCCAGAGAACACCCTGGAGGCCTTCCGCCGGGCGGTGGAAGTCTTCCAGACAGACATGCTGGAGCTGGATGTTCACGTGACGCAGGACGGCGAAGTCGTCGTGGCTCACGATGACACCCTCGAGCGCTGCACGGATGGAACAGGGGCGCTGGCCCGATACACGCTCGCGGAGATTCAGAAGCTGGACGCCGGGTATGGTTTTACACCAGACGAAGGACGCACCTTCCCCTTCCGAGGCCAAGGCATCCGCATCCCCACGCTGCGCGAAGTGTTGCGGGCCTTCCCCTCGCTGCGACTCAACGTCGAACTCAAGCCAGACGTGCCGGGCCACGAGGACCTCTTCGCTCGCCTGCTGGAGGCCGAAGGCGCGGTGGAGCGCGTCTGCATCGGCAGTGAGCTGGACGCGGTCGGCGAGCGGCTCGTCGCGAGGCTGCCGCGCGCCTGTCATTTCTATCCGCGCGACGCGCTGGCCAGCTTCGTCATCACGCTGCGCAATGGCGAGTCACCGCCCGAGGACCCTCGCTTCACGGTGCTCGACATGCCGCTGTACTTCGGCGAGCTGCGGCTGGTGGATGCGCCCTTCCTGCGCGAGTGCGCCGCGCGCGGGAAATGGGTCAATGTCTGGACGGTGGACGACCCGGGAGAGATGCGGCAACTCCTCGAGGAAGGCGTCGGCGGCATCATGACGGACAGGCCGGACCTGCTGAGGCAACGAATGGACGCCACCACCAAGCCGGGTTAA
- a CDS encoding acyl-CoA thioesterase, with the protein MQDMTPKRAKDTEVVMTQLILPPDANNLNAAFGGKVMQWIDICGAVAAQRHCRQVVVTASMDDLHFHAPIKVGMVALLHSRVLAAFRTSMEVGVTVHAENPLTGERTLTTSALLTFVAIDKDGQRVQVPPLLTETDTEREAFQEAQERRVQRLARQKANQTWLKVMNPIAGA; encoded by the coding sequence ATGCAGGACATGACGCCCAAGCGAGCCAAGGACACGGAGGTGGTGATGACTCAGCTCATCCTCCCTCCGGATGCCAACAACCTGAACGCCGCGTTCGGCGGGAAGGTGATGCAGTGGATCGACATCTGCGGGGCGGTGGCCGCCCAGCGTCACTGCCGCCAGGTCGTCGTCACCGCGTCCATGGATGACCTGCACTTCCACGCCCCCATCAAGGTCGGCATGGTGGCGCTGCTGCACTCGCGCGTGCTGGCCGCCTTCCGCACCTCCATGGAAGTGGGCGTGACGGTGCACGCGGAGAACCCGCTCACCGGCGAGCGCACGCTCACCACGAGCGCCCTGCTCACCTTCGTGGCCATCGACAAGGACGGCCAGCGCGTCCAGGTGCCGCCGCTGTTGACGGAGACGGACACGGAGCGGGAGGCCTTCCAGGAAGCGCAGGAGCGGCGCGTGCAGCGCCTGGCGCGGCAGAAGGCCAATCAAACCTGGCTGAAGGTGATGAACCCCATCGCCGGGGCCTGA
- a CDS encoding serine/threonine-protein kinase, whose amino-acid sequence MNSPQTAVPFGKYLLIKRLAVGGMAELFLSQRPPDPELVVLKRILPYLSEEPEFVQMFLDEARIAAQLCHPNIVQVHELGKEGDNIFIAMEYVAGVDLRRVVAEEAKFGATVPCGVAARICGLVAHGLEYAHQSRGVDGRPLELIHRDISPQNVMIGYDGRVKLVDFGIAKAGAFMERSKPGVIKGKFLYLAPEQVSQERLDHRADIFALGTMLYEITTGKQPFAKPTTEGILYAIRFEDPTPPHLLRPDYPEELSRIIMKCLTKDRTQRYPRAAVVAADLEAFLDSGALRQSLDVADYIARLLGEEEERTILHIPVPKPVGRTHATLPLAGNRTEAARPAALDVTAPTLSATGPSPESSNAPSPGLTARPMPRRTSGDALPAVSYADEPEPATQMARPRELSSRGKASSGDVADPEMATAVRTSPTGLAVLADERDPEDEDAGDGESTIPQRGKGRTPMPPATPPRRSSTHSELASSSPPRRNTHSELTSRAEPPAPPPRRNTQSESPRAASAADAPTTPPRRTGMSPVAPLPSARASAQADAPALRTPSPSDLRARRNAAPASEPSRGASTPWQQDPEDNVGEMTMPIRRPSRAEMEAAASMTIPMRRLPAELDEPSESISMTTPMRRISSVDVEASVSLTTPMRRLPAELDEASESVSLTTPMRKISSVDVEASVSITPPAAPPRRASRPLLPASRGPAVGDDEDALNTDSRMSSHRTEPTDTLEDEDDDESTMGYEDPDTYEMPPRRHSRWVMLAVVVGAVILVLGGLVIWATQPPAGMPKPMPAPDLSRKVLSEKKAPGASPVRPAPQAPSTPKPGPQGAAPSPAPEPTATAPATPAAAPTPTPTNVASAPAAAVVAATPPQPGSPVNGEAALPPQAPALVEVFFEAPPKTVLKGAGGERLPVNRLITLPPGSLRVEYDCPGRRAAEGAKSYLIKQVSPGPLVLSVPCKGRR is encoded by the coding sequence GTGAACTCGCCCCAGACGGCTGTCCCGTTCGGAAAGTACCTGCTGATCAAGCGGCTCGCCGTGGGGGGCATGGCGGAGCTGTTCCTGTCGCAGCGGCCTCCGGATCCGGAGCTGGTGGTGCTCAAGCGGATCCTCCCGTACCTGTCGGAGGAGCCGGAGTTCGTCCAGATGTTCCTGGACGAGGCGCGCATCGCCGCGCAGCTCTGCCACCCCAACATCGTGCAGGTGCATGAGCTGGGGAAGGAGGGCGACAACATCTTCATCGCCATGGAGTACGTGGCCGGTGTCGACCTGCGCCGCGTGGTGGCGGAGGAGGCGAAGTTCGGCGCGACGGTGCCCTGTGGCGTGGCGGCGCGCATCTGCGGGCTGGTGGCGCACGGCCTGGAGTACGCGCACCAGAGCCGGGGCGTGGACGGGCGGCCGCTGGAGTTGATCCACCGCGACATCAGCCCCCAGAACGTGATGATTGGCTATGACGGGCGCGTCAAGCTGGTCGACTTCGGCATCGCCAAGGCCGGCGCGTTCATGGAGCGCAGCAAGCCGGGGGTCATCAAGGGCAAGTTCCTCTACCTGGCGCCGGAGCAGGTGTCGCAGGAGCGGCTGGACCACCGCGCGGACATCTTCGCGCTGGGCACCATGCTGTACGAAATCACCACCGGCAAGCAGCCCTTCGCCAAGCCGACGACGGAGGGCATCCTCTACGCCATCCGCTTCGAGGACCCGACGCCGCCGCACCTGCTGCGTCCGGACTATCCGGAGGAGCTGTCGCGCATCATCATGAAGTGCCTGACGAAGGACCGCACCCAGCGCTATCCGCGCGCCGCCGTGGTGGCCGCGGACCTGGAGGCGTTCCTGGACTCGGGGGCGTTGCGGCAGAGCCTGGACGTCGCCGACTACATCGCGCGGCTGTTGGGCGAAGAGGAGGAGCGCACCATCCTCCACATCCCCGTGCCCAAGCCCGTGGGGCGCACGCACGCCACCTTGCCGCTGGCGGGGAACAGGACGGAGGCGGCCCGGCCCGCGGCGCTGGACGTCACCGCGCCCACGCTGTCCGCCACCGGGCCCTCGCCGGAGTCCTCCAACGCGCCCTCGCCGGGACTCACCGCGCGGCCCATGCCTCGGCGGACCTCGGGAGATGCCCTGCCGGCGGTCTCCTACGCGGACGAGCCGGAGCCCGCGACGCAGATGGCCCGTCCTCGCGAGCTGTCTTCGCGAGGGAAGGCAAGCAGCGGCGATGTGGCGGACCCGGAGATGGCCACCGCCGTGCGGACCTCGCCCACCGGGCTTGCCGTGCTCGCCGACGAGCGCGACCCGGAGGACGAGGACGCGGGGGATGGCGAGTCGACCATTCCCCAGCGCGGCAAGGGCCGGACGCCCATGCCGCCCGCGACGCCTCCTCGGCGCTCCAGCACCCACTCGGAGCTCGCTTCCTCCTCGCCGCCCCGGCGCAACACCCACTCGGAGCTGACGTCCCGCGCGGAGCCGCCCGCCCCGCCGCCCCGGCGCAACACGCAGTCGGAGTCGCCGCGCGCGGCCTCCGCCGCGGACGCTCCCACCACGCCGCCCCGGCGCACGGGGATGTCTCCCGTGGCGCCACTCCCCTCGGCGCGCGCGTCGGCCCAGGCGGATGCTCCGGCCCTGCGGACGCCCTCGCCGAGCGACCTGCGCGCCCGGCGGAACGCGGCACCCGCTTCGGAGCCCTCGCGAGGCGCGTCGACGCCCTGGCAGCAGGACCCGGAAGACAACGTGGGCGAGATGACGATGCCCATCCGTCGTCCGTCCCGGGCGGAGATGGAGGCGGCCGCGTCGATGACCATCCCCATGCGGCGCTTGCCCGCCGAACTGGATGAGCCGTCCGAGTCCATCTCCATGACCACGCCCATGCGGAGGATTTCGTCCGTGGACGTGGAGGCGTCGGTGTCGTTGACCACGCCCATGCGGCGCCTGCCCGCCGAGCTGGATGAGGCGTCCGAGTCGGTGTCGCTCACCACGCCCATGCGGAAGATTTCGTCCGTGGACGTGGAGGCCTCGGTCTCCATCACCCCGCCCGCGGCGCCGCCACGCCGGGCCTCCCGGCCGCTGCTCCCCGCCTCCCGGGGCCCGGCGGTGGGCGACGACGAGGACGCGCTCAACACCGACTCCCGGATGTCTTCGCACCGCACCGAGCCCACCGACACGCTCGAGGACGAAGACGACGACGAGTCCACCATGGGGTACGAGGACCCCGACACGTACGAGATGCCCCCGCGCCGTCACTCGCGCTGGGTGATGCTCGCCGTCGTGGTGGGGGCCGTGATTCTGGTGCTGGGGGGGCTGGTGATCTGGGCCACGCAGCCTCCGGCGGGGATGCCCAAGCCCATGCCGGCGCCGGACCTCTCCCGGAAGGTCCTCTCGGAGAAGAAAGCGCCCGGGGCGTCGCCGGTGCGTCCCGCGCCACAAGCCCCCTCCACGCCGAAGCCGGGGCCGCAGGGCGCGGCGCCTTCCCCCGCGCCCGAGCCCACCGCCACGGCTCCGGCGACTCCCGCCGCCGCTCCGACTCCGACTCCGACGAACGTGGCGAGCGCACCCGCGGCGGCGGTCGTCGCGGCGACGCCGCCGCAGCCTGGTTCACCGGTGAACGGGGAGGCGGCCCTGCCTCCTCAAGCTCCCGCCCTGGTCGAGGTGTTCTTCGAGGCCCCGCCCAAGACGGTGCTGAAAGGTGCGGGAGGCGAGCGTCTGCCTGTCAACAGGCTCATCACCCTGCCTCCAGGCTCGCTCCGGGTCGAATATGACTGCCCCGGGCGCCGCGCGGCGGAGGGGGCGAAATCCTACCTCATCAAGCAGGTGAGTCCGGGTCCGCTCGTGCTCTCCGTGCCATGCAAGGGGCGGCGCTAG
- a CDS encoding serine/threonine protein kinase codes for MNPQSFGKYQLLKKLATGGMAEVWLARQMGIEGFQKNLVVKRILPHLAEDREFVEMFRNEALIAARFNHPNIAQVYEFGEANGTYYIAMEYIHGEDLGRVMRKAASAGQWIARPLAIRIVADACQGLHYAHSRTDDAGRPLRVVHRDISPQNILISFDGSVKLVDFGIAKAADQASLTKSGAIKGKFAYMAPEQAAGKALDGRADIFAIGLVLYELLTGVRPLKRDSELATLQAAMECAIEPPSRVADVPSDMDPVVMRAVTKSADDRYRDARQFQTALEDILFAQHWAAGSVQISELMETLFADRLSQEKAQGQVLPVDDESSGSSGSPVPPTPPPQERGRSRPSSADMSWDAPPGESSSPRERGRSPAPRTTPPPPPRRTGTSAQPVVEEDPGEWDAPSGVMEVPQRRRGGTSDSMRRPSSANVTQVGRTSSRSDIRSADITSPGEPAPQPPPRRSMTRATPAVDVDAPPPPRSRSSVSLDLDERTRMDDDDEDDERTRLPPPEPAPPPRRRTGMQSQVSAPEAPPRRRTSSRAEMPSAPPPTRSRASMAAAPAVRPEDEVERAISDDSRRTRRTMATRNIATLGFIVGLLAVVAIFHKPILAVLNSTASDGQGVRLTINTNERVKVSVRHSERCGGAGLVTELGPTPLTLVSGAHLQDTLILENEQQGIYKEDSDTLAFGEPGQAKVLTHEFRRGQLQLLLKPDTLRGITVRRNGQEVGIYQGQGGSKGLKIELMEGKHKLELSGGPLKDPFIFEVDIKPNSVNRDTQDLSAFIG; via the coding sequence ATGAACCCTCAATCTTTCGGGAAATATCAGCTCCTGAAGAAGCTTGCCACCGGCGGCATGGCCGAGGTGTGGCTGGCTCGTCAGATGGGCATCGAGGGGTTCCAAAAGAACCTCGTCGTCAAGCGGATCCTTCCTCATCTCGCGGAAGACCGTGAGTTCGTGGAGATGTTCCGCAACGAAGCGCTCATTGCCGCGCGCTTCAACCATCCGAACATCGCGCAGGTCTACGAGTTCGGAGAGGCGAACGGGACCTATTACATCGCCATGGAGTACATCCACGGCGAGGACCTGGGCCGCGTCATGCGCAAGGCGGCCAGCGCGGGGCAGTGGATTGCCCGGCCGCTGGCCATCCGCATCGTCGCGGATGCGTGCCAGGGTCTGCACTACGCGCACAGCCGCACGGATGACGCGGGTCGGCCGCTGCGCGTGGTGCACCGGGATATCTCCCCGCAGAACATCCTCATCAGCTTCGACGGCTCGGTGAAGCTGGTGGACTTCGGCATCGCCAAGGCGGCCGACCAGGCGTCGCTGACGAAGTCGGGCGCCATCAAGGGCAAGTTCGCGTACATGGCGCCGGAGCAGGCGGCGGGCAAGGCGCTGGACGGCCGCGCGGACATCTTCGCCATCGGCCTGGTGCTCTACGAGCTGCTCACCGGGGTGCGCCCGCTCAAGCGGGACTCGGAGCTCGCCACGCTCCAGGCCGCCATGGAGTGCGCCATCGAGCCGCCGTCGCGCGTGGCGGATGTGCCGAGCGACATGGACCCGGTGGTGATGCGGGCCGTCACCAAGAGCGCGGATGACCGCTACCGGGACGCGCGGCAGTTCCAGACGGCGCTGGAGGACATCCTCTTCGCGCAGCACTGGGCGGCGGGCTCGGTGCAGATCTCCGAGCTGATGGAGACGCTGTTCGCCGACCGGCTGAGCCAGGAGAAGGCCCAGGGCCAGGTGCTGCCGGTGGACGACGAGTCGTCGGGCAGCTCGGGCTCGCCCGTGCCTCCCACGCCTCCGCCCCAGGAGCGGGGCCGGAGCCGTCCGTCATCCGCGGACATGAGCTGGGATGCTCCGCCCGGAGAGTCCTCCTCTCCTCGGGAGCGAGGCCGGAGCCCCGCGCCCCGGACCACGCCGCCTCCGCCGCCGCGCCGCACGGGCACGTCGGCGCAGCCGGTGGTGGAAGAGGATCCGGGCGAGTGGGATGCGCCGTCGGGTGTCATGGAGGTGCCCCAGCGTCGCCGGGGTGGAACCTCCGACTCGATGCGCCGCCCCAGCAGCGCGAATGTCACCCAGGTGGGGCGCACCAGCTCCCGCTCGGATATCCGCAGCGCCGACATCACCAGCCCCGGTGAGCCCGCGCCCCAGCCTCCGCCGCGCCGCTCCATGACGCGAGCGACGCCCGCGGTGGACGTGGATGCACCGCCTCCGCCGCGCTCCCGCTCCTCCGTGTCGCTGGACCTGGACGAGCGCACGCGGATGGACGACGACGACGAGGACGACGAGAGGACCCGGCTGCCGCCGCCGGAGCCCGCGCCTCCGCCTCGCCGCCGCACGGGGATGCAGTCGCAGGTGTCTGCCCCCGAGGCGCCCCCTCGCCGGAGGACCTCCAGCCGCGCGGAGATGCCGTCCGCGCCTCCGCCCACGCGCTCGCGGGCCTCCATGGCCGCCGCGCCCGCGGTGCGCCCGGAGGACGAGGTCGAGCGGGCCATCTCGGACGACTCGCGCCGCACGCGCCGCACCATGGCGACGCGCAACATCGCGACGCTGGGCTTCATCGTGGGGCTGCTGGCCGTGGTGGCCATCTTCCACAAGCCCATCCTCGCGGTGCTCAACTCCACGGCCTCGGACGGGCAGGGCGTGCGGCTCACCATCAACACCAACGAGCGGGTGAAGGTGTCGGTGCGTCACTCGGAGCGCTGCGGTGGCGCGGGCCTCGTCACCGAGCTGGGCCCGACGCCGCTGACGCTCGTGTCCGGCGCGCACCTGCAGGACACGCTCATCCTGGAGAACGAGCAGCAGGGCATCTACAAGGAGGACTCGGACACGCTGGCGTTCGGCGAGCCGGGTCAGGCCAAGGTGCTCACCCACGAGTTCCGCCGGGGCCAGCTCCAGCTGCTGCTCAAGCCGGACACCTTGCGCGGCATCACCGTTCGCCGCAACGGCCAGGAAGTGGGCATCTACCAGGGCCAGGGCGGCAGCAAGGGCCTGAAGATCGAGCTGATGGAGGGCAAGCACAAGCTCGAGCTGAGTGGGGGGCCGCTGAAGGACCCGTTCATCTTCGAGGTCGACATCAAGCCCAACTCCGTCAACCGCGACACGCAGGACCTGTCCGCCTTCATCGGCTAG
- a CDS encoding deoxynucleoside kinase, whose product MPRSTPRPPSPSAAAPKSSKAKAAAASPEAAAPRARNVVKTKVKPPKGRRFVALAGNIGAGKTTAAKMLSQSFGYELFDEPVIDNRFLRDYYADMSRWSFTLQLEFLIRRVEHHELIHSYRRSCVQDRTLYEDPEIFAKYLHGLGHLTNAELDLYYEYFQRLSRHIIRPDKVICFEVGSVDVLLDRIRSRGREEERGIRPQFLRGLNGYYASFPQVLQEKYGVECLVMDVSKQDIRRGRGREEFLDRVSTFLA is encoded by the coding sequence ATGCCTCGTTCCACCCCGCGCCCGCCCTCCCCCTCGGCAGCCGCCCCCAAGTCCTCCAAAGCAAAAGCCGCCGCCGCCAGCCCCGAGGCCGCCGCGCCGCGCGCCCGCAACGTGGTGAAGACGAAGGTGAAGCCTCCCAAGGGCCGGCGCTTCGTGGCGCTCGCGGGCAACATCGGCGCGGGCAAGACGACGGCGGCGAAGATGCTCAGCCAGTCCTTCGGCTACGAGCTGTTCGACGAGCCCGTCATCGACAACCGCTTCCTGCGTGACTACTACGCGGACATGTCGCGCTGGTCCTTCACGCTCCAGCTCGAGTTCCTCATCCGTCGCGTCGAGCACCACGAGCTCATCCACTCGTACCGCCGCAGCTGCGTGCAGGACCGCACGCTGTACGAGGACCCGGAGATCTTCGCCAAGTACCTCCACGGCCTGGGGCACCTGACCAACGCGGAGCTGGATTTGTATTACGAGTACTTCCAGCGCCTGTCGCGCCACATCATCCGCCCGGACAAGGTCATCTGCTTCGAGGTGGGGAGCGTGGACGTGCTGCTGGACCGCATCCGCTCGCGCGGCCGCGAGGAGGAGCGGGGCATCCGGCCGCAGTTCCTCCGAGGGCTCAACGGCTACTACGCCTCCTTCCCCCAGGTGCTCCAGGAGAAGTACGGCGTGGAGTGTCTGGTGATGGACGTCTCCAAGCAGGACATCCGCCGAGGCCGCGGACGCGAGGAGTTCCTGGACCGCGTCTCCACCTTCCTGGCATGA
- the moeB gene encoding molybdopterin-synthase adenylyltransferase MoeB, which yields MAPTFRELLAGVKQEIREVTADEVKRLLDTRAPVKLIDVREADEYAGGRLPGALHIPRGHLELRIEERAGRDEELVLYCAGGTRSALAAKTLKELGYTRVASLAGGYHRWSDAALPVEKPVVLTAAQKERYRRHLTLPEVGEEGQARLLKARVLLMGAGGLGSPAALYLAAAGVGTLGIIDSDVVELSNLQRQVLHTQKRQGQPKVVSAKAALEALNPDVEVLAFQERLTSHNVLRVLEGFDLVIDGGDNFPTRYLLNDACLMRGLPNVHGSVFRFEGQVTTFVPGQGPCYRCLYPAPPPPELAPSCAEAGVLGVLPGIIGLLQANEALKLILGQGEPLVGRLLTFDALGTRFHELKLRRDSQCPVCAPGAKVELIDYERFCSSSTAA from the coding sequence ATGGCCCCCACCTTCCGAGAGCTGCTGGCCGGCGTGAAGCAGGAGATTCGCGAAGTCACCGCGGACGAGGTGAAGCGCCTCCTGGACACCCGGGCCCCGGTGAAGCTCATCGACGTCCGGGAAGCGGACGAGTACGCGGGCGGGCGGCTCCCCGGTGCGCTGCACATCCCCCGAGGCCACCTGGAGCTTCGCATCGAGGAGCGCGCGGGCCGGGACGAGGAACTCGTCCTCTACTGCGCGGGCGGGACACGCTCGGCGCTGGCGGCGAAGACGCTGAAGGAGCTGGGGTACACCCGCGTGGCGTCGCTCGCGGGGGGATACCACCGCTGGAGCGACGCGGCCCTGCCGGTGGAGAAGCCCGTCGTCCTCACCGCCGCGCAGAAGGAGCGCTACCGCCGGCACCTCACCCTCCCGGAGGTGGGCGAGGAGGGACAGGCGCGGCTCCTGAAGGCCCGCGTGCTGCTGATGGGCGCGGGGGGCCTGGGCTCACCCGCGGCGCTGTACCTGGCGGCGGCGGGCGTGGGGACGCTGGGCATCATCGACTCGGACGTGGTGGAGCTGAGCAACCTCCAGCGTCAGGTGCTGCACACCCAGAAGCGCCAGGGCCAGCCCAAGGTCGTCAGCGCGAAGGCCGCGCTGGAGGCGCTCAACCCGGACGTCGAAGTCCTCGCCTTCCAGGAGCGGCTCACCTCGCACAACGTCCTGCGCGTGCTGGAGGGCTTCGACCTGGTCATCGACGGCGGAGACAACTTCCCCACCCGCTACCTGCTCAACGACGCGTGCCTCATGCGCGGGCTGCCCAACGTCCACGGCTCCGTCTTCCGCTTCGAGGGACAGGTGACCACCTTCGTCCCCGGCCAGGGGCCCTGCTACCGCTGCCTCTACCCCGCCCCTCCGCCTCCGGAGCTGGCCCCGTCCTGCGCGGAGGCGGGCGTGCTGGGGGTGCTGCCCGGAATCATCGGACTGCTCCAGGCCAACGAGGCCCTCAAGCTCATCCTCGGCCAGGGTGAGCCCCTCGTCGGCCGGCTCCTCACCTTCGACGCGCTGGGCACCCGCTTCCACGAGCTCAAGCTGCGGCGGGATTCCCAGTGCCCCGTCTGCGCGCCGGGCGCGAAGGTGGAGCTCATCGACTACGAGCGCTTCTGCTCCTCCTCCACCGCCGCCTGA
- a CDS encoding HesB/IscA family protein: MDTTTTTPDTSQAPQAAPQVAVRLTEAAVRQVKEVIKAQGFEGYFFSIRVVPAGCSGLGYDLNLVKESKAGDIVWEQDGVKLATDGMSGQYLGGTEIDYVSAITGSGFKFNNPNAKSSCGCGTSFTT, translated from the coding sequence ATGGATACCACGACGACGACCCCCGACACCTCGCAGGCCCCCCAGGCCGCCCCGCAGGTGGCTGTCCGCTTGACCGAGGCCGCCGTGCGGCAGGTGAAGGAGGTCATCAAGGCCCAGGGCTTCGAGGGCTACTTCTTCTCCATCCGCGTCGTCCCCGCCGGCTGCAGCGGCCTGGGCTACGACTTGAACCTGGTCAAGGAGTCGAAGGCCGGCGACATCGTCTGGGAGCAGGACGGCGTGAAGCTCGCCACCGACGGCATGAGCGGCCAGTACCTGGGCGGCACGGAGATTGACTACGTCTCCGCCATCACCGGCTCGGGCTTCAAGTTCAACAACCCGAACGCCAAGTCGTCGTGCGGCTGCGGCACGTCGTTCACGACCTGA